A window from Herbaspirillum sp. meg3 encodes these proteins:
- a CDS encoding acetyl-CoA C-acyltransferase, whose translation MTKQLQDAYIVAATRTPIGKAPRGMFKNVRPDDLLVRVIQSAIAQVPGLDPKLIEDAIIGCSFPEGAQGLNMARNAVLLAGLPNTIGGVTINRYCASGITAIAMAADRIRVGQADVMIAGGAESMSMVPMMGFHPSINMGAFKDENIGMAYGMGLTAEKVAQQWKVSREAQDAFALASHQKAIAAQLAGEFNDETTSVDIIERFPNLATGQIDIKTRTVNKDEGARADSTIEALTKLKPVFAAKGSVTAGNSSQTSDGAGALILVSEKILKQFNLTPLARFASFAVRGVPPEIMGIGPKEAIPVALRAAGITQDQLDWIELNEAFAAQALAVIQDLGLDPSKVNPMGGAIALGHPLGATGAIRAATTIHAMRRKNLKYGMVTMCVGTGMGAAGIFERM comes from the coding sequence ATGACCAAACAACTTCAAGACGCCTACATCGTCGCTGCGACGCGCACCCCGATCGGCAAAGCACCGCGCGGCATGTTCAAGAACGTGCGCCCGGACGACCTGCTGGTGCGTGTGATTCAATCCGCTATTGCGCAAGTCCCGGGTCTCGATCCGAAATTGATCGAAGACGCCATCATCGGCTGTTCTTTCCCTGAAGGCGCACAAGGCCTCAACATGGCGCGTAACGCCGTGCTGCTGGCCGGCTTGCCGAACACCATCGGCGGCGTAACCATCAATCGCTACTGCGCATCCGGCATTACCGCGATTGCAATGGCGGCAGACCGTATCCGCGTCGGCCAGGCCGATGTCATGATCGCCGGCGGCGCCGAGTCAATGTCCATGGTGCCGATGATGGGTTTCCATCCGTCGATCAACATGGGTGCCTTCAAGGATGAAAATATCGGCATGGCCTACGGCATGGGCCTGACCGCTGAAAAAGTCGCCCAGCAATGGAAGGTCTCGCGTGAAGCGCAGGACGCGTTCGCTCTGGCCTCGCATCAGAAGGCGATTGCTGCGCAACTGGCCGGCGAATTTAACGATGAAACGACGTCGGTCGACATCATCGAACGCTTCCCTAACCTGGCCACCGGTCAGATCGACATCAAGACCCGTACCGTCAACAAGGACGAGGGCGCGCGCGCTGACAGCACCATCGAAGCACTGACCAAGCTGAAGCCGGTCTTCGCCGCCAAGGGCAGCGTTACTGCAGGCAACAGCTCGCAGACTTCCGACGGCGCAGGTGCGTTGATCCTGGTCAGCGAAAAAATCCTCAAGCAATTCAACCTGACGCCGCTGGCGCGCTTCGCCTCGTTTGCAGTGCGCGGCGTACCACCGGAAATCATGGGCATCGGTCCGAAGGAAGCTATCCCCGTTGCTCTGCGCGCGGCCGGCATCACTCAGGATCAGCTGGATTGGATCGAACTGAACGAAGCTTTCGCGGCGCAAGCGCTGGCGGTGATTCAGGATCTGGGTCTGGATCCGTCCAAGGTCAACCCGATGGGCGGCGCGATTGCACTCGGCCATCCGCTGGGCGCGACCGGCGCGATTCGTGCAGCGACCACCATCCACGCAATGCGCCGCAAAAACCTGAAGTACGGCATGGTCACCATGTGCGTCGGTACGGGTATGGGCGCGGCTGGTATTTTTGAACGCATGTAA
- a CDS encoding 3-hydroxyacyl-CoA dehydrogenase/enoyl-CoA hydratase family protein, which translates to MSNFIVKKVAVLGAGVMGAQIAAHCINAKVPVVLFDLPAKEGPKNGIVQRAIENLKKLSPAPLGNKDDAALIQVANYEDDIELLKGCDLIIEAIAERMDWKHDLYKKVAPHIAPNAIFASNTSGLSITALSEGFDAELKARFCGVHFFNPPRYMHLVELIPTATTNPEILNQLEAFLTTTLGKGVVRAFDTPNFVANRVGVFGILATVIEAEKYGLSVDVVDDLTGAKLGRAKSGTFRTADVVGLDTMGHVIKTMQDNLKDDPFFSSYATPPLLAKLVEQGALGQKSGAGFYKKVGKDILRIDPAKGDYVPGGGKADDIIARILKEKDPVKRMKALHDSTNPQGQFLWAIFRDAFHYIAVHLETVADNARDLDFAMRWGFGWSVGPFETWQASGWQQVATWIKEDIEAGKALSTAPLPAWVFDGREGVHSAQGSYSPSKKANVARSELPVYQRQAFRAPLVGEGAADGKTAGTTFFEDDSVRIWHQNDDVLILSFKTKMHVIGQGVIDGMNKAIDEAEKNFKGLVIWHADAAEGGAFSAGADLQSMLPLFMSGGVKAIEPVVHHLQQAHQRLKYANVPVIAAVAGLALGGGCELLLHTAKRVASIESYIGLVEVGVGLIPAGGGLKEAAVRAAKEAKGNDILQFLKDYMLAAATANVSKSALEARKLGYLKADDVIVFNPYELLHVAKVEARAMFDSGYRPALAPQVSVVGRYGVGTIMAQLVNMRDGGFISAHDFKLGQMIAEIVSGGEVEEGSVVNEQWLLDLERKAFMELLNHPKTQERIMGMMQTGKPVRN; encoded by the coding sequence GTGTCCAACTTCATCGTCAAAAAAGTAGCCGTTCTCGGCGCGGGTGTGATGGGCGCCCAGATTGCAGCGCACTGCATCAATGCCAAAGTGCCGGTCGTCCTGTTCGACCTGCCGGCCAAGGAAGGCCCAAAGAATGGCATCGTTCAGCGCGCCATTGAAAACCTGAAAAAGCTCAGCCCGGCGCCCTTGGGCAACAAGGATGACGCCGCCCTGATCCAGGTCGCCAACTACGAAGACGACATCGAATTGCTCAAGGGCTGCGATCTGATCATCGAAGCCATCGCCGAGCGCATGGACTGGAAGCACGACCTGTACAAGAAGGTCGCTCCGCACATCGCGCCGAACGCGATCTTCGCCTCCAACACTTCTGGCCTGTCGATCACCGCCTTGTCCGAAGGCTTTGATGCCGAACTCAAAGCGCGTTTCTGCGGCGTGCATTTCTTCAACCCGCCGCGCTACATGCACCTGGTCGAACTGATCCCGACCGCCACCACCAATCCTGAAATCCTCAATCAGCTCGAAGCCTTCCTGACCACCACGCTGGGCAAGGGCGTCGTACGTGCTTTCGATACGCCTAACTTCGTGGCAAACCGCGTTGGCGTGTTCGGCATCCTGGCGACGGTCATCGAAGCAGAAAAATACGGCTTGTCGGTTGACGTCGTCGACGATCTGACCGGCGCCAAGCTGGGCCGCGCCAAGTCGGGCACCTTCCGCACTGCGGACGTGGTCGGTCTGGACACCATGGGCCACGTCATCAAGACCATGCAAGACAACCTGAAGGACGATCCGTTCTTCTCGTCGTATGCGACGCCGCCATTGCTGGCGAAGCTGGTCGAGCAAGGCGCGTTGGGCCAGAAGAGCGGCGCCGGTTTCTACAAGAAGGTCGGCAAGGACATCCTGCGCATCGATCCGGCCAAGGGCGACTACGTCCCGGGCGGTGGCAAGGCTGACGACATCATTGCGCGCATCCTGAAAGAAAAAGATCCAGTCAAGCGCATGAAGGCGCTGCACGATTCGACCAACCCGCAAGGCCAGTTCCTGTGGGCGATCTTCCGCGATGCCTTCCACTACATCGCCGTGCATCTGGAAACTGTCGCCGACAATGCGCGCGACCTCGATTTTGCGATGCGCTGGGGCTTCGGCTGGAGCGTCGGTCCGTTCGAGACATGGCAGGCTTCCGGCTGGCAGCAAGTCGCGACCTGGATCAAGGAAGACATCGAGGCCGGCAAGGCACTGTCGACAGCACCGCTGCCGGCGTGGGTGTTTGACGGCCGTGAAGGCGTACACAGTGCACAAGGCTCTTACTCGCCATCGAAGAAGGCCAACGTCGCCCGTTCCGAACTGCCGGTCTATCAACGCCAGGCGTTCCGCGCACCGCTGGTCGGCGAAGGCGCTGCCGACGGCAAGACTGCAGGCACCACCTTCTTCGAAGACGACTCGGTCCGTATCTGGCATCAAAACGACGACGTCCTGATTCTGTCCTTCAAGACCAAGATGCACGTCATCGGCCAGGGCGTCATCGACGGTATGAACAAGGCCATCGACGAAGCCGAGAAAAACTTCAAGGGCCTGGTGATCTGGCACGCAGACGCAGCCGAAGGCGGCGCGTTCTCGGCCGGGGCCGACTTGCAATCGATGCTGCCGCTGTTCATGTCCGGCGGTGTCAAGGCCATCGAGCCGGTCGTGCATCATCTGCAACAGGCGCATCAACGCCTGAAGTACGCCAACGTCCCGGTCATCGCTGCGGTTGCTGGTCTGGCGCTGGGCGGCGGTTGTGAATTATTGCTGCATACCGCGAAGCGTGTGGCTTCGATCGAGTCTTATATTGGCCTGGTGGAAGTCGGCGTCGGCCTGATTCCGGCCGGCGGCGGCCTGAAGGAAGCGGCCGTGCGCGCCGCCAAGGAAGCCAAGGGCAACGACATTCTGCAATTCCTGAAGGACTACATGCTGGCCGCGGCCACCGCCAACGTCTCCAAGTCGGCGCTGGAAGCACGCAAGCTCGGCTACCTCAAGGCGGATGACGTCATCGTCTTCAATCCTTACGAATTGCTGCATGTGGCCAAGGTCGAGGCGCGCGCGATGTTCGACTCCGGTTACCGTCCGGCGCTGGCGCCGCAAGTCTCGGTGGTTGGCCGCTACGGCGTCGGCACCATCATGGCGCAACTGGTCAACATGCGCGACGGTGGCTTTATCTCGGCACACGACTTCAAGCTGGGCCAGATGATCGCCGAAATCGTCAGTGGCGGTGAAGTCGAAGAGGGCAGCGTGGTCAACGAGCAATGGTTGCTGGATCTGGAGCGCAAAGCGTTCATGGAACTGCTGAACCATCCGAAGACCCAGGAACGAATCATGGGGATGATGCAGACCGGCAAGCCGGTTCGTAACTAA
- a CDS encoding TetR/AcrR family transcriptional regulator, with protein MIETSSSVTRPKFMRKGELTRAAILDVALELSSRDGLEGLTIGLLAEKMKMSKSGVFAHFGSREDLQIEVVRLYHHRFEQEVFYPSIKEPRGLQRLQGMFARWVKLVSVEIALGCIYISGAVEYDDRPGAIRDHLVAMVQAWRDALHRCINQSMEMGHLRDDINVEQMVYEIYGLILALHHDARFLKIPGSVERAQAGFDRLIDSYRNPQAPQVSATTKVAGSKGTKSTSAAAKKAA; from the coding sequence ATGATTGAGACATCATCCTCCGTGACACGGCCGAAGTTCATGCGCAAGGGCGAGCTGACGCGCGCCGCCATTCTTGACGTGGCGCTGGAGCTTTCCAGCCGCGACGGCCTGGAAGGCCTCACCATCGGTTTGCTCGCTGAAAAAATGAAGATGAGCAAATCCGGTGTGTTCGCCCATTTCGGCTCCCGCGAAGATCTGCAAATCGAAGTGGTGCGCCTGTACCACCATCGCTTTGAGCAAGAAGTTTTTTACCCCAGCATCAAAGAGCCGCGCGGGCTGCAACGCCTGCAAGGCATGTTCGCGCGCTGGGTCAAGCTGGTCAGCGTGGAAATCGCGCTCGGCTGCATCTACATCAGCGGCGCCGTCGAATACGACGACCGTCCCGGCGCCATTCGCGACCACCTGGTGGCGATGGTGCAGGCATGGCGCGACGCGCTGCATCGCTGTATCAATCAATCGATGGAAATGGGCCACCTGCGCGACGACATCAACGTCGAGCAAATGGTCTACGAAATCTACGGCCTGATTCTGGCGCTGCATCACGATGCGCGCTTCCTCAAGATCCCGGGCAGCGTAGAGCGTGCACAGGCAGGTTTCGATCGCCTGATCGACAGCTACCGCAATCCGCAAGCACCGCAAGTTTCAGCGACCACAAAGGTCGCGGGCAGCAAAGGTACGAAAAGTACCAGCGCGGCTGCCAAAAAAGCCGCTTAG
- a CDS encoding acyl-CoA dehydrogenase C-terminal domain-containing protein: MPQYNAPLRDMQFVLHELLKVEDVLKTLPAHADTNRELIDQVLEEGGKFTSQVLFPLNHSGDREGCTYNKETKTVTPPKGYKEAYKQYVEAGWAALSCDPEFGGQGLPLVMNNSFYEMLNSSNQAWTMYPGLSHGAYECIHAHGSDEQKALYLPKLISGEWTGTMCLTEAHCGTDLGLLRSKAEPQADGSYKITGSKIFISAGEHDMSDNIVHLVLARLPDAPQGSKGISLFIVPKFMPNADGSLGSRNPITCGAIEEKMGIHGNATCQMNLDGAVGWLIGEPHKGLNAMFVFMNAARLGVGMQGLGLTEVAYQNALVYAKDRIQMRSLSGVKAPDKAADPIIVHPDVRRMLLTAKAYAEGGRAFCSYVALQLDKELNHPDEEVRKEAADQVALLTPVVKAFITDNAWIATSECLQVYGGHGYISEWGMEQYVRDARINMIYEGTNTIQSLDLLGRKILMDNGAKLKKFGAQVQAFIEDNGTDEAMSEFISPLADIGDKVSKLTMEIGMKAFQNPDEVGAAAVPYLRVVGHLVYAYFFAQMAKIALEKQDSGDNFYKSKLATARFYFARLLPETATLIRQARSGSANLMALDADLF, encoded by the coding sequence ATGCCCCAATACAACGCCCCCCTTCGCGACATGCAATTCGTTCTGCATGAGTTGCTGAAGGTAGAAGACGTCCTCAAGACTTTGCCGGCGCACGCCGACACCAACCGTGAACTGATCGACCAGGTGCTGGAAGAGGGCGGCAAGTTCACCTCGCAGGTGCTGTTTCCGCTGAACCACTCGGGTGATCGCGAAGGCTGTACCTACAACAAGGAAACCAAGACCGTTACGCCGCCAAAGGGTTACAAGGAAGCCTACAAGCAATACGTCGAAGCCGGCTGGGCGGCGCTGTCCTGTGATCCGGAATTTGGCGGTCAAGGCCTGCCGCTGGTGATGAACAACTCGTTCTACGAGATGCTGAATTCGTCCAACCAGGCCTGGACCATGTATCCCGGCCTGTCGCACGGCGCCTACGAGTGCATCCATGCGCATGGTTCCGACGAGCAAAAGGCGCTGTACCTGCCGAAGCTGATCTCCGGCGAATGGACCGGCACCATGTGCCTGACAGAAGCACATTGCGGTACCGACCTGGGTTTGCTGCGCTCGAAGGCTGAGCCGCAAGCCGACGGTTCCTACAAGATCACCGGCAGCAAAATATTTATTTCTGCCGGCGAACACGACATGTCCGACAACATCGTCCACCTGGTGCTGGCGCGCCTGCCGGATGCACCGCAAGGCTCCAAGGGCATCTCGTTGTTCATCGTGCCGAAGTTCATGCCGAACGCCGACGGTTCGCTGGGCTCGCGCAATCCGATCACCTGCGGTGCCATTGAAGAAAAAATGGGCATCCACGGCAACGCCACCTGCCAGATGAATCTGGACGGCGCCGTGGGCTGGCTGATCGGCGAACCGCACAAGGGTTTGAACGCCATGTTCGTGTTCATGAACGCCGCGCGTCTGGGCGTCGGCATGCAAGGCCTGGGTCTGACTGAAGTCGCCTACCAAAACGCGCTGGTCTACGCAAAAGACCGCATCCAGATGCGCAGCCTGTCGGGCGTCAAAGCACCAGACAAGGCGGCGGATCCGATCATCGTCCATCCTGACGTGCGCCGTATGCTGCTGACTGCCAAGGCGTATGCCGAAGGCGGCCGCGCATTCTGCTCCTACGTTGCGTTGCAACTGGACAAGGAACTGAACCACCCGGACGAAGAAGTCCGCAAGGAAGCTGCCGACCAGGTCGCGCTGCTGACGCCTGTGGTCAAGGCCTTTATCACCGACAACGCGTGGATCGCGACATCCGAGTGTCTGCAAGTCTACGGCGGCCATGGCTACATCTCCGAATGGGGCATGGAGCAATATGTGCGCGATGCCCGCATCAACATGATCTATGAAGGCACCAACACCATCCAGTCGCTGGATTTGCTGGGCCGCAAGATCCTGATGGACAACGGCGCCAAGCTGAAAAAATTCGGCGCACAAGTTCAGGCTTTCATCGAAGACAACGGTACCGACGAAGCGATGTCCGAATTCATCTCGCCGCTGGCTGACATCGGCGACAAGGTCAGCAAGCTGACCATGGAAATCGGCATGAAGGCATTCCAGAATCCGGATGAAGTGGGTGCCGCCGCCGTACCTTATCTGCGTGTCGTGGGCCATCTGGTTTACGCCTACTTCTTTGCCCAAATGGCGAAGATCGCGCTGGAAAAGCAGGATTCGGGCGACAACTTCTACAAGTCCAAGCTGGCGACCGCACGTTTCTACTTTGCGCGCCTGTTGCCTGAAACCGCGACCCTGATCCGTCAGGCGCGTTCGGGTTCTGCCAATCTGATGGCTTTGGACGCGGATCTGTTCTAA
- a CDS encoding RNA-binding S4 domain-containing protein gives METTRIDKWLWAARFFKTRSLATDAVERGKVKFNGDRTKPSHNVKVGDTLLIDNGATEWEVVICGIAEKRGSAAVAQTLYGETAASVEKRRLTTEQHHFFREPASALKGRPTKRDRRLLDQSSS, from the coding sequence ATGGAGACCACCCGCATCGATAAATGGCTTTGGGCTGCGCGCTTCTTCAAGACGCGGTCATTGGCGACCGACGCCGTCGAGCGTGGCAAGGTGAAGTTCAATGGCGACCGCACCAAGCCTTCACACAATGTAAAGGTCGGCGATACCTTGCTGATCGACAACGGCGCCACCGAATGGGAAGTCGTGATCTGCGGCATCGCTGAAAAACGCGGCTCGGCGGCGGTAGCGCAGACGCTCTACGGCGAGACGGCGGCCAGTGTTGAAAAGCGCCGCCTGACGACGGAGCAACATCATTTTTTCCGTGAACCGGCTTCCGCCCTGAAAGGCCGTCCGACCAAACGCGACCGGCGCTTGCTGGATCAATCTTCTTCCTGA
- a CDS encoding enoyl-CoA hydratase has protein sequence MDIQITKENGILTIGFNREEKKNAITAAMYQQLADAMRDAETDSAVRAILFTGKAQAFTAGNDLEDFLKNPPNSKDAPVFKFLWEISHASKPVVAAVSGVAVGIGTTLLLHCDLVYAADNARFSMPFTQLGLCPEAASSLLLPHLVGYQRAAEKLLLGEAFDAAEARDMGIVNRVMTVEELLPFAQKQAAKLAALPASSIRVTKQLMKKNRVAATETQMTAEIEHFAKMLTAPEAKEAFTAFFEKRKPDFTKFV, from the coding sequence ATGGATATTCAAATCACCAAAGAAAATGGCATTCTGACCATCGGCTTCAATCGCGAGGAAAAGAAGAACGCCATTACCGCTGCGATGTATCAACAGTTGGCCGACGCCATGAGGGACGCGGAGACCGATAGCGCCGTGCGTGCTATTTTGTTCACCGGCAAGGCGCAGGCATTTACTGCAGGCAACGATCTGGAGGACTTCCTCAAGAATCCTCCTAATAGTAAAGATGCGCCGGTGTTCAAGTTCCTGTGGGAGATCAGTCACGCCAGCAAGCCGGTGGTTGCCGCCGTCTCCGGCGTCGCTGTTGGCATTGGCACCACGCTGCTGTTGCATTGCGATCTGGTCTACGCAGCAGACAATGCGCGCTTCTCGATGCCCTTCACACAGTTGGGCTTGTGCCCTGAGGCCGCCTCCTCATTGCTGCTGCCGCATCTGGTCGGCTATCAGCGTGCCGCCGAGAAACTATTGCTGGGTGAAGCTTTCGACGCTGCCGAAGCGCGCGATATGGGTATCGTCAATCGTGTCATGACGGTGGAAGAGTTGCTGCCCTTCGCTCAAAAGCAGGCGGCCAAGCTGGCGGCGCTGCCGGCGAGTTCGATTCGTGTGACCAAGCAATTAATGAAGAAGAACCGTGTCGCTGCAACGGAAACGCAGATGACGGCGGAGATTGAACACTTTGCGAAGATGCTGACGGCGCCGGAAGCGAAGGAGGCTTTCACAGCCTTTTTCGAAAAACGTAAGCCGGACTTTACGAAGTTCGTCTGA
- the katG gene encoding catalase/peroxidase HPI yields the protein MSTEAKCPVHHAAGGGTTNKDWWPNQLRVDLLSQHSNKSNPLGEAFNYAEAFKQLDYKALKADLVKLMTDSQDWWPADFGHYGPQFVRMAWHAAGTYRTLDGRGGGGRGQQRFAPLNSWPDNVNIDKSRRLLWPIKQKYGQKISWADLLILTGNVALESMGFRTFGFAGGRADVWEPDTDVNWGAETTWLATDKRFSGDRELDENLGATHMGLIYVNPEGPNASGDYMAAAKDIRATFGRMAMNDEEIVALIAGGHTFGKAHGAAPESHKGAEPEGASIEAQGLGWVSNFGLGHGKDTVSSGLEVTWTKTPALWSNNFFENLFKYEWELTKSPAGAKQWVAKDAEDIIPDAHIKGKFHKPTMLTTDLTLRFDPEFGKISQRFSEDPQAFAEAFARAWFKLTHRDMGPRARYLGPEVPAEELIWQDPIPAVDYKLVDAADVAALKAKVLLSGLSASELVGTAWASASTFRGSDKRGGANGARIRLAPMKDWDVNQPVQLAKVLKTLEGIQSDFNQSATGGKKISLADLIVLAGSVGVEQAAKAAGVNVTVPYTPGRNDARQDQTDVDSFAVLEPRADGFRNYVGKKSSVPAEVLLIDRAQLLNLTAPELTVLIGGLRAININVGGVRHGVFTTTPGVLNNDFFVNLLDMGTQWKALATDAEVFEGRDRKSGEVKWTGTRVDLVFGSNSVLRSLAEVYAESDAKEKFVKDFVAAWVKVMNADRYDLA from the coding sequence ATGTCAACCGAAGCCAAGTGCCCAGTTCACCATGCCGCCGGTGGCGGTACGACCAACAAGGATTGGTGGCCAAACCAGCTGCGCGTTGACTTGTTGAGCCAGCATTCCAACAAGTCCAATCCACTGGGCGAGGCGTTTAATTACGCCGAAGCATTCAAACAGCTGGACTACAAGGCGCTCAAGGCTGATCTGGTCAAGTTGATGACGGACAGCCAGGATTGGTGGCCGGCCGATTTCGGTCATTATGGTCCGCAGTTCGTCCGCATGGCTTGGCATGCGGCGGGCACTTACCGCACTTTGGATGGGCGCGGCGGCGGCGGGCGTGGTCAGCAGCGTTTTGCACCACTCAATTCCTGGCCTGACAACGTGAATATTGACAAGTCGCGTCGCCTGCTTTGGCCTATCAAGCAGAAGTATGGTCAAAAAATTTCCTGGGCTGACTTGCTGATTCTGACTGGTAATGTGGCGCTGGAGTCCATGGGTTTTCGCACTTTCGGCTTTGCCGGCGGTCGCGCCGACGTGTGGGAACCGGATACAGACGTGAACTGGGGCGCGGAAACGACTTGGTTGGCCACGGACAAGCGCTTCTCCGGCGACCGCGAACTGGATGAAAACCTGGGCGCGACGCATATGGGGCTGATTTACGTGAACCCGGAAGGTCCGAACGCCAGCGGCGACTATATGGCTGCAGCCAAGGATATCCGCGCCACGTTTGGCCGTATGGCGATGAACGATGAAGAAATCGTTGCCCTGATTGCCGGCGGTCACACTTTTGGCAAAGCCCACGGTGCTGCACCGGAATCGCACAAAGGGGCGGAGCCTGAGGGTGCGTCGATAGAGGCGCAGGGCTTGGGCTGGGTCAGCAATTTCGGCCTGGGCCACGGCAAGGACACTGTCTCCAGCGGTCTGGAAGTGACTTGGACCAAGACCCCGGCGTTGTGGAGCAACAACTTCTTCGAGAACCTGTTCAAGTACGAATGGGAACTGACCAAATCGCCCGCCGGTGCGAAGCAGTGGGTCGCCAAGGATGCCGAGGACATCATCCCGGACGCGCACATCAAGGGGAAATTCCACAAGCCCACGATGTTGACCACCGACCTGACGCTGCGCTTCGACCCGGAATTCGGCAAGATTTCCCAGCGGTTTTCAGAAGACCCGCAGGCCTTTGCCGAAGCCTTTGCCCGCGCCTGGTTCAAACTGACGCACCGCGACATGGGGCCGCGTGCACGCTATCTGGGGCCTGAGGTACCGGCTGAAGAACTGATCTGGCAAGATCCGATTCCGGCGGTGGATTACAAGCTGGTGGATGCCGCTGACGTGGCTGCACTCAAGGCCAAGGTGCTGCTCTCCGGCTTGTCGGCGAGCGAACTGGTCGGCACTGCATGGGCGTCAGCCTCGACTTTCCGTGGCTCGGACAAACGTGGTGGCGCCAACGGTGCGCGTATTCGCCTGGCTCCGATGAAGGATTGGGACGTCAACCAGCCGGTGCAACTGGCCAAGGTACTCAAGACGCTGGAGGGTATTCAGTCCGATTTCAATCAGTCGGCCACGGGCGGCAAGAAGATATCGCTGGCCGACCTGATTGTGCTGGCCGGCAGCGTCGGGGTGGAGCAGGCGGCCAAGGCCGCAGGTGTCAACGTGACCGTGCCATACACACCGGGACGTAACGATGCACGGCAGGATCAGACGGATGTGGATTCCTTTGCTGTACTTGAACCGAGGGCTGACGGTTTTCGTAATTACGTTGGCAAAAAGTCGAGTGTGCCAGCGGAGGTCTTACTGATCGACAGGGCACAGTTGCTGAATTTGACTGCACCCGAGCTGACAGTGCTGATCGGTGGCCTGCGTGCGATCAACATCAACGTTGGCGGCGTCAGACACGGTGTGTTCACTACTACGCCGGGCGTGCTGAATAATGACTTCTTCGTCAACCTTCTCGATATGGGTACGCAGTGGAAAGCACTGGCGACCGATGCAGAGGTGTTTGAGGGGCGCGACCGCAAGAGCGGCGAAGTCAAGTGGACGGGCACACGGGTAGACTTGGTCTTTGGCTCAAACTCCGTACTGCGTTCTCTCGCCGAGGTCTATGCCGAATCCGATGCAAAGGAAAAGTTCGTCAAAGACTTCGTCGCGGCCTGGGTCAAGGTGATGAACGCTGATCGCTACGATTTGGCGTAA
- a CDS encoding acetyl-CoA C-acetyltransferase encodes MDDVVIVAAQRTAVGKFGGSLSKIAASDLGAQVIKALLAKTGIKPESISEVILGQVLTAGVGQNPARQAVIRSGLPDMVPAFVVGKVCGSGLKAVQLAAQAIKCGDAQIVIAGGQENMSASPHVLNNSRDGFRMGDAKLTDTMIVDGLWDVYNQYHMGITAENVAKKYDISRKEQDEFAAASQNKAEAAQKAGKFKDEIIPIEIKSKKETILFDTDEFIKPGVTAEALGTLRPAFDKEGTVTAGNASGINDGAAAVVLMSAKLAAELGLPVLAKIKSYSSAGLDPSIMGMGPVPASQLTLKKAGWTPQDLDLMEINEAFAAQAIAVNKQMGWDTSKINVNGGAIAIGHPIGASGCRVLVTLLHEMVRRDAKRGLASLCIGGGMGVALAVER; translated from the coding sequence ATGGATGACGTCGTTATTGTTGCAGCACAGAGAACAGCAGTCGGTAAGTTCGGCGGTTCCTTGTCGAAAATTGCCGCCTCCGATCTGGGCGCGCAAGTCATCAAAGCCTTGCTGGCGAAGACAGGCATCAAGCCTGAAAGCATCAGCGAAGTCATCCTCGGCCAGGTGCTGACAGCCGGCGTCGGCCAGAACCCGGCGCGCCAGGCGGTGATTCGCTCGGGCTTGCCTGATATGGTGCCGGCCTTCGTGGTCGGCAAGGTGTGCGGCAGCGGCCTGAAAGCGGTGCAATTGGCAGCGCAGGCGATCAAGTGTGGCGACGCACAGATCGTGATTGCCGGCGGCCAGGAAAACATGAGCGCCTCGCCACACGTACTGAACAATTCGCGCGACGGTTTCCGCATGGGCGACGCCAAGCTGACCGACACCATGATCGTCGACGGCCTGTGGGACGTCTATAACCAATACCACATGGGTATCACGGCCGAAAACGTCGCCAAGAAATACGATATCTCCCGCAAGGAGCAGGACGAGTTTGCCGCCGCTTCGCAAAACAAGGCCGAAGCTGCGCAAAAGGCAGGCAAGTTCAAGGATGAAATCATCCCTATCGAAATCAAGAGCAAAAAAGAAACCATCCTGTTCGACACCGATGAATTCATCAAGCCTGGCGTCACCGCCGAAGCGCTGGGTACCTTGCGTCCTGCTTTCGACAAGGAAGGCACTGTCACTGCCGGCAACGCGTCGGGCATCAATGACGGTGCTGCCGCCGTAGTCCTGATGTCGGCCAAACTGGCGGCGGAACTCGGCTTGCCGGTGCTGGCCAAGATCAAGTCGTATTCGTCGGCCGGTCTGGATCCAAGCATCATGGGCATGGGCCCGGTGCCGGCGTCGCAACTGACCTTGAAGAAGGCCGGCTGGACACCACAAGACCTGGATCTGATGGAAATCAACGAAGCCTTTGCCGCGCAAGCGATTGCCGTCAACAAGCAAATGGGTTGGGACACCAGCAAAATCAACGTCAATGGCGGCGCGATTGCGATCGGTCACCCGATCGGCGCGTCAGGCTGCCGCGTGCTGGTCACGCTGTTGCACGAAATGGTTCGCCGTGACGCCAAGCGCGGTCTGGCCAGCTTGTGTATCGGCGGCGGCATGGGTGTGGCGCTGGCAGTCGAGCGCTGA